The Rhinopithecus roxellana isolate Shanxi Qingling chromosome 13, ASM756505v1, whole genome shotgun sequence genome contains a region encoding:
- the BPIFB6 gene encoding BPI fold-containing family B member 6 has protein sequence MLRILCLALCSLLTCTRTDPGALLRLGMDIMNQVQSAMDESHILEKMAAEAGKKQPGMKPIKGITNLKVKDVQLPIITLNFVPGVGIFQCVSTGMTITGKSFMGGNMEITVALNITATNQLLRDEETGLPVFKSEGCEVILVNVKTNLPSNMLPKVVNKFLDSTLHKVLPGLMCPAIDAVLVYVNKKWTNLSDPMPVGQMGTIKYVLTSTPATTASYIQLDFSPVVQQQKGKTIKLADAGEALVFPKGHAEGSSQLLLPDALLSAELALLQKSFHVNVQDTMIGELPPQTTETLAGFIPEVSVAYPKSKPLTTQIKIKKPPKVTMKTGKSLLHFHGTLEMFAAWQRGKAPMSLFLLEVHFNLKVQYSVRENQLQMATSLDRLLSLSRKSSSIGNFNEKELTGFITDYLEEAYIPVVNDVLQVGLPLPDFLAMNYNLAELDVVENALMLDLKLG, from the exons AGGTCCAGAGCGCCATGGATGAGAGTCATATCCTGGAGAAGATGGCAGCTGAGGCAGGCAAGAAAcagccagggatgaagccgatcAAGGGCATCACCAA TTTGAAGGTGAAGGATGTCCAGCTGCCCATCATCACACTGAACTTTGTACCTGGAGTGGGCATCTTCCAATGTGTGTCCACAGGCATGACCATCACTGGCAAGAG CTTCATGGGAGGGAACATGGAGATCACTGTGGCCCTGAACATCACAGCCACCAACCAGCTTCTGCGGGATGAGGAGACTGGCCTCCCTGTGTTCAAGAGTGAGGGCTGTGAGGTCATCCTGGTCAATGTGAAGACCAACCTGCCTAGCAA CATGCTGCCCAAGGTGGTCAACAAGTTCCTGGACAGCACACTGCACAAGGTCCTCCCTGGGCTG ATGTGTCCTGCCATCGATGCGGTCCTGGTGTATGTGAACAAGAAGTGGACCAACCTCAGTG ACCCCATGCCCGTGGGCCAGATGGGCACCATCAAATATGTCCTGACGTCCACACcggccaccacagccagctacaTCCAACTGGACTTCAGT CCTGTGGTGCAGCAGCAAAAGGGCAAAACCATCAAGCTTGCTGATGCCGGGGAGGCCCTCGTGTTCCCCAAGGGTCATGCCGAAGGTTCGTCGCAGCTGCTGCTCCCAGACGCCCTCCTTTCCGCAGAGCTCGCCCTTCTGCAGAAGTCCTTTCATGTGAACGTCCAGGATACGATG ATTGGTGAGCTGCCCCCACAAACCACTGAGACACTGgctggcttcattcctgaa GTGTCTGTAGCTTATCCCAAGTCAAAGCCCTTGACAACCCAGATCAAGATAAAGAAGCCTCCCAAGGTCACTATGAAGACAGGCAAGAGCCTGCTACACTTCCACGGCACCCTAGAGATGTTTGCGGCTTGGCAGAGGGGCAAGGCTCCAATGTCCCTCTTTCTCCTAGAAGTG CACTTCAATCTGAAAGTCCAGTACTCAGTGCGTGAGAACCAGCTGCAGATGGCCACCTCTTTGGACAG ATTACTGAGCTTGTCCCGGAAGTCCTCATCGATTGGCAACTTCAAT gAGAAGGAATTAACTGGCTTCATCACCGACTATCTCGAAGAAGCCTACATCCCAGTTGTCAATG ATGTGCTCCAAGTGGGGCTTCCACTCCCGGACTTTCTGGCCATGAATTACAACCTGGCTGAGCTGGATGTAGTGGAG AATGCTCTGATGCTGGATTTGAAGCTTGGCTGA